The Sphingopyxis sp. TUF1 genome segment GGCGGGGTCAATCGAATAGATGGTCTCGCTGCCCGCTTCGTAGCACGTGAGCAGCCCGCTGGTAACGAGCGTGTCGATGGTGGTGGACAGCGCGGCATCGTCGCCGCTTTCGAGTTCGCTGCTGAGCCTGACGCCGCGCGCCCGCGCCCAGCCGGTCACCGCGCCGATCGCGCCGAGAAGTTCGGCCGAGGTTGCGCCGCGTGGCGCCATGCCGAGCAGGATCAGGCACATCACCGAGGTGACGGTGAGCGGGGTCACCCGATTTGCTTCGACCGCGACGGCGAAGGCGATCTTTTCGAGCGCGCGCTTGTCGTCGGGACCGGGCGCGGCATCGATGACCACAGGGTCGCCGATGTCGAGGCGGATGCGGCCCGACGGCTCCTTCAGGCTTTTCATATAGCCGATGAACCACGACAGGCTTTCGGGTTTCTTGCTGCGGCCGGTCTGTTCGGCGGCATATTCCTCGACATCGCGGATGAGGTCGAAGCTGGTGACGAAGGGAACAAAATGCACGCCGCGCGTGCCCGTCGCGTGCGCCGCGTCGAGGACATATTTCATCAGCCCATATTTGGGCGGCATCAGCTTGCCGAGTCGCGAGCGCGTCCCCTCGAACGCCCAGCTCAGCGGGAAACGCTTGGCGAGCAGCCAGGCGATATAGTGGCGCAGCACGAGCTTGTAGACCGGCTGGTCCTGAAAGCTGCGGCGGATGAAGATCATCCCCGAACGGCGGAAAAATTCGCCCATGACCGCGAAGTCGAGGTTCGCGCCGCCGAAGCTGTGGAGCATCGGCAGGTCGTTTTCATAGGCAAGGCGGCTGGGCGTCGCGCCGTCGATATAGGTTTTGTGCGTGAAGAGGATCGCGGTCGGATGCTCGCGCAAGATCGCGCGCAGCCGCGCCAGTTCGGCGGCGTCGATCTCCATTTCGGGTGCGTAGCCGCCGAACATCATGCGATCGAGGCGCGCGCGAAGATCGAGGAAGAGCGCCGACGGTCGCGCGATCACCTCCTTCATCAGCGGTCGAGCCTCGCGGTAGAGATCGGCGACGGGGCGGCCGGTCGCGGCCGCAAGCTCGGCAAGCGCGGCGCGGAACTTGGGGCTGGTGCGGAGGCCATCGGCGACGAAGCGCGGCACCTTGTAGCGTGTCCCGCGAACGCCGCGTTCGGCGACGTCGAGCGCGAGCGCGGCCTGCCGCGCGACGAAGCGCGCAAATTCGGGGCTGTCGGCGCCCTCGCCATCGCCACCGCCGGTCTGCGCGCAGAAGCGGGTGCGGAGCGTATCGAGGGTCGCCGCTTCGCCGACCAGAATCTGCGCGCGGCGGCGGTCACGGAGCAGGATCAGCCGCGCGCGCAGCGGGCCCGGATGGCGCGGATCGCCGAAGATCAGGTGGCGGAATTTGAGCGCGCGGCCCTTATCGAACCCGGGGATGCGCCAGGCGACGCGCAGCGGCACGACGTGCCGCGACGGCGCGGCGCCGAGCCGCGCCTGCAACGCCTCGACTGGCAGCGCATGGTCGCCGTCCTCAATGTCGAGGCTGGCCCAGCCGGGTTCGTCGTCACCGCCCGAATCGTTGGAGGTTGCGTGAATCCAGTCGAGCAGGATGCGGCGCTCGACCCCGTGCCGCGCGTCGATGATGTAGAGCCGGTCGGCCGCCGCGTCCGTCACGATCGGAGTGCGGGGCGAGCCGTCGGCCATGGCCTAGCCTTGCCCCGTCGATGAGTGACTCGTACCGCGCCATTCTGCGACACCCAAGTCCGCTTGCCCTGAGCTTGTCGAAGGGCCGTTCTTCCTGTCAAACCGCGCAGAAGAAAAGAACGGCCCTTCGACAAGCTCAGGGCGAACGGAGGAAGATGTCATCGTCTAAACCGCCCCTCCCTTTTGGGGGGAGATTTTCTTGGCGGACGCCTTTTTCTTAGGCGCGGGTTTCTTCGCCGCCGCTTTTTTCGGCTTGGCCTTTTCGGCCTTAACCTCGGCCGCAGGCTCCTTCGCCACCGACTCCGCCACGCTCTCCTCCGGCTGCCCCAGCGTGCGCAGGAACATATTCCGCACGTCGCGGACATGCGAATTGATCGTCTTCACGCTCCACCCCGATGTATCGACCGGCGGCAGCACGGTGACGCGCACGGTTGCGGGGCGCATTACAAACTCGTTCTTCGGCGCGACGTCGGTGGCGTTATGAATCACGATCGGGATGATCGGCACACCCGCCTGCATCGCGAGATGGAAGGCCCCCTTTTTGAAGGGTTCGAGCTTGGGCGTCAGGCTGCGCGTGCCTTCGGGGGCGATGCAGATCGATTTGCCCTCTTCGCGGATCGCCGCGACGAGCGGTCCCATCGCCTTGATCGCGCTCTTGCCGTCGGCGCGGTCGACGAAGACGGTGCCGCCCCATTCCATCAGCTTGCCGAGGACGGGGATGTCCTTGATCTCCTTCTTCCCCACCCCGCCCATGTCACGGCGGATGAGCTTGGCGAGGATCATCACGTCGGCCTTGCTCTGGTGGTTGAAGATGAAGACGCAGGGGCGCGACGACCAAAGATGGCGCTCATCTTCGACCTCGAGCTCGACGCCGGTGATCGCGGTCGCGAAATCGCCAAACAGCCCGATCGAGAAATTCGCCGCCTCGCGCTGTGAGCGGGTCAGCGCCCAGATCGGCAGGCCCGCAGCGAAGGCGCCGACGAGCGAACCGGTGGCATAGATCGTGCGCGTATAGTCGATCCACGATGGCGTGCCGCGGCTGGCGAAGCGCTGTACCGGCCAGCCTCGCTCGTCGGCGATGACCTTGAGCTTCATGTTCGGGTTGAGTGGGCGCGGCTTGCCGACGCGTTCGAGCAGCTCGATGTCGTCGTCGCTGTCCGAATAGAAATAGCTCTGGTCGAGGTCGAGGCCATATTCGGCGGCAAGTTCCTCGGCCGCCAGCACCTTGCCCTCGCCAAAACAGAGCGGGCGGATGATTTCGCCGGTGAACACCCCGTCCTCGATCTCATAGGCCGAGCATTTGATGTCGGTGATGCCAAGGTCGCGCGCGGTGGGTTCGATCTGGTAGATCGTCGCCGACGAGATGATCGCGACGCGGTGCCCCTTTGCCTGATGCGCTTCGATGATCGCGCGGGTTTCGGGGTAAATCTTGCGCGCGATATGTTTCTTGTAAAGTTCTTCGCCGAATTCGATGAAGCTTTGCTCCTCGACACCCTTCATGAATTTGGCGGCGCCCGACATCAGCCCGGAAAAGCCGATGGTGCCGAGGCTGTGCTGCGCGATGACCTGCGCGGTCTCGGCGATTTCCTCGACCGACATTTCGCGGCGCTGGAACTTCTCGCGCAGCATCGCGGTGGCGGAATAGCCTGAGATGATCGTGCCGTCGAAATCGAAGAGCGCGGCGATATGCGACCCGGGCTCGGACGCGAGCACTTCATCCAGATGCGGCTGCGGTCTTGGCACGCACATCTCCCCACAGGCGGTTATCCTACTGCTTTATCGCTGCACGATGGCAGTAAAGATGGCGTTTATCAATGCGTCCAATTCGTCGCCCCCGCGGAGGCGGGGGCCGGTGGCAAGGTGGCGCAAGGCCGATAGCGGCCCCCGCCTTCGCGGGGGCGACGATCAAGGGCGAAGCGCAGCCGCCTCGCGCGCCAGCGCCTCAATGCGCACCACGTCGAGTGGCCCGGCGGGCACCACCCAGCTGCCGCCGACGCAGCGCACGGGGCCGAGCGCAAGCCATTCGGGCGCGGTCGCGGCGCTGATGCCGCCGGTGGGGCAGAAATTGATGCCGCCGAAGGGGCCCGCGAGCGCCTTCAGCGCCGGGATGCCGCCGCTCGTCGCGGCGGGGAAAAATTTGAAGCTGTCGAGGCCCATGTCGAGCCCCATCATGATGTTCGACGCATTGGCGACGCCGGGCAGGAAGGGAATGCCGCTTGCCACCGCCGCTTCGCCGAGGCTGTCGGTGAGGCCGGGCGAGACGATGAATTCGGAGCCCGCGTCGAGCGCGTCCCTGAGCATATGCGGGTTGAGCACCGTGCCCGCGCCGACGACCGCGCCCGGCACCGCCTTCATCGCGCGGATCGCGTCGAGCGCGGCGGGGGTGCGCATCGTCACCTCGAGCGCGCGGAGCCCGCCCGCGACGAGCGCTTCCGCCATCGGCACGGCATCCTCGACGCGGTCGATGACGATCACCGGGATCACCGGCGCGAGGGTCATGATCTGCTCGATACCTAAATTCGACATTTTCCACTCCGTTCGAAACTTCAAACACCGCTTGCCCTGAGCTTGTCGAAGGGCCGTACTTTCTTTGCGACGTCCAAAGAAAAGAACGGTGCTTCGACAAGCTCAGCACGAACGGATCATGGGTTAGCCGGTAACCGCCTCCATCGCCGCGAGCACCGCCGATCCGCCCTTTTCGGCCTCGTCGGCATGGTGGCGGAACAGCGCGAAAAGTTCACGGCCGACGCCGAGCGCGGGCGGCGGGGCGACGGCGGGGGTGCGCGAAGCCCATTCAGCCGCATCAACCAGCGCAATGACTTCGCCCTTTACCGCGCAGACGCGCACGATGTCGCCGTCCTCAAGATAGGCGAGCGGGCCGCTGACGCCGTCGGGGCCGGGCAGCGCCTCGGGCGACAAATGGATCACCGCGGGCACCTTGCCGCTGGCGCCCGACATGCGACCGTCGGTGAGCAGTGCGACGCGATAGCCCTTGTCCTGCAACACACCCAGCGCCGGCGTCAGCTTGTGGAGTTCGGGCATACCGTTGGCGCGCGGGCCTTGGAAACGGACGACGACGACGACGTCGCGATCGAGTTCGCCCGCCTTGAACGCGGCGAGCACCTGATTCTGGTCGTCGAAAATCCGGCACGGCGCCTCGATCGTCCAGCGATCCTCGGCGACCGCGCTGGTCTTGATGATCGCACGGCCGAGGTTGCCCGCGAGCAGGCGCATACCGCCGTCGGGCGAGAAAGGCGCGGCGACGGGGCGCAGCATCGTATCGTCGCGCGACGTTTCAGGCGCGGCCTGCCAGTGAAGTTCGTCGTCAACCAGCACAGGCTCGGCGGCATAATCGGCCATCGTTCCGCCGACGGTGAGGATGTCACCGTGGAGCAGTCCCGCGCCGAGCAGTTCCTTGACGACAAAGCCGATGCCGCCCGCGGCGTGGAAGTGGTTCACGTCGCCCGCGCCGTTCGGATAGACGCGCGCGAGCAGCGGCACCGCGTGGCTGAGTTCGTCGAAATCCTGCCAGTCGATCACGATCCCCGCCGCGCGTGCGATCGCGGGCAGGTGGATCGCATGGTTGGTCGATCCGCCGGTCGCGAGCAGGCCGATCGCCGCGTTGACAA includes the following:
- a CDS encoding glycerol-3-phosphate 1-O-acyltransferase — protein: MADGSPRTPIVTDAAADRLYIIDARHGVERRILLDWIHATSNDSGGDDEPGWASLDIEDGDHALPVEALQARLGAAPSRHVVPLRVAWRIPGFDKGRALKFRHLIFGDPRHPGPLRARLILLRDRRRAQILVGEAATLDTLRTRFCAQTGGGDGEGADSPEFARFVARQAALALDVAERGVRGTRYKVPRFVADGLRTSPKFRAALAELAAATGRPVADLYREARPLMKEVIARPSALFLDLRARLDRMMFGGYAPEMEIDAAELARLRAILREHPTAILFTHKTYIDGATPSRLAYENDLPMLHSFGGANLDFAVMGEFFRRSGMIFIRRSFQDQPVYKLVLRHYIAWLLAKRFPLSWAFEGTRSRLGKLMPPKYGLMKYVLDAAHATGTRGVHFVPFVTSFDLIRDVEEYAAEQTGRSKKPESLSWFIGYMKSLKEPSGRIRLDIGDPVVIDAAPGPDDKRALEKIAFAVAVEANRVTPLTVTSVMCLILLGMAPRGATSAELLGAIGAVTGWARARGVRLSSELESGDDAALSTTIDTLVTSGLLTCYEAGSETIYSIDPAKHPMASYYRNIIAHHFLDRAMIELALFELRDADSGDATAAFWAKIDRLRDLFKFEFFYPPRDEHMAALRAELERIDPVWDRRLASGDRGIAQLLRRCQPVVGHAILLPFAEAYSVVADLLARAKPGEAVDEKALLDAALTEGKQAYLLRRISSEAAIGKLLFANGLSLMRHMGLAEEATPDGLAQRRALLAELRGLANVMETMRLSTVALADRLVGAGE
- a CDS encoding HAD-IB family hydrolase codes for the protein MCVPRPQPHLDEVLASEPGSHIAALFDFDGTIISGYSATAMLREKFQRREMSVEEIAETAQVIAQHSLGTIGFSGLMSGAAKFMKGVEEQSFIEFGEELYKKHIARKIYPETRAIIEAHQAKGHRVAIISSATIYQIEPTARDLGITDIKCSAYEIEDGVFTGEIIRPLCFGEGKVLAAEELAAEYGLDLDQSYFYSDSDDDIELLERVGKPRPLNPNMKLKVIADERGWPVQRFASRGTPSWIDYTRTIYATGSLVGAFAAGLPIWALTRSQREAANFSIGLFGDFATAITGVELEVEDERHLWSSRPCVFIFNHQSKADVMILAKLIRRDMGGVGKKEIKDIPVLGKLMEWGGTVFVDRADGKSAIKAMGPLVAAIREEGKSICIAPEGTRSLTPKLEPFKKGAFHLAMQAGVPIIPIVIHNATDVAPKNEFVMRPATVRVTVLPPVDTSGWSVKTINSHVRDVRNMFLRTLGQPEESVAESVAKEPAAEVKAEKAKPKKAAAKKPAPKKKASAKKISPQKGGAV
- the eda gene encoding bifunctional 4-hydroxy-2-oxoglutarate aldolase/2-dehydro-3-deoxy-phosphogluconate aldolase — encoded protein: MSNLGIEQIMTLAPVIPVIVIDRVEDAVPMAEALVAGGLRALEVTMRTPAALDAIRAMKAVPGAVVGAGTVLNPHMLRDALDAGSEFIVSPGLTDSLGEAAVASGIPFLPGVANASNIMMGLDMGLDSFKFFPAATSGGIPALKALAGPFGGINFCPTGGISAATAPEWLALGPVRCVGGSWVVPAGPLDVVRIEALAREAAALRP
- the edd gene encoding phosphogluconate dehydratase, which gives rise to MTDLHPTIAAVTDRIIARSAPRRAAYLDLMERQRDAGTNRGNLSCGNLAHGFAAAGDDKPIIRTGAAMNIGIVTSYNDMLSAHQPYGRYPEQIKLFAREVGVTAQVAGGVPAMCDGVTQGQAGMDLSLFSRDNIAQGTVIALSHAMFEGVLLLGICDKIVPGLLIGALRFGHLPQILVPAGPMPSGLANKEKQRIRQLYAEGKATRDELLEAEAASYHGAGTCTFYGTANSNQMMMELMGLHIPGSAFTNPGTKLRQELTRAATHRIAAIGWDGDDYRPLGRCIDEKAIVNAAIGLLATGGSTNHAIHLPAIARAAGIVIDWQDFDELSHAVPLLARVYPNGAGDVNHFHAAGGIGFVVKELLGAGLLHGDILTVGGTMADYAAEPVLVDDELHWQAAPETSRDDTMLRPVAAPFSPDGGMRLLAGNLGRAIIKTSAVAEDRWTIEAPCRIFDDQNQVLAAFKAGELDRDVVVVVRFQGPRANGMPELHKLTPALGVLQDKGYRVALLTDGRMSGASGKVPAVIHLSPEALPGPDGVSGPLAYLEDGDIVRVCAVKGEVIALVDAAEWASRTPAVAPPPALGVGRELFALFRHHADEAEKGGSAVLAAMEAVTG